In one window of Candidatus Delongbacteria bacterium DNA:
- a CDS encoding protein-glutamate O-methyltransferase CheR, with translation MADIRIKDKEFVKISSFMRELIGINLKPEKKVLVENRLAKRIRFYELNSYSEYFDIVMSNKVELQEMINLLTTNETNFFRQINHYDFLEEEIVPKIGNEIKVWSAAASNGAEGYSIAMVLDEWSKVRNFNYKILLSDVNESELNTAMEGVYPIKYTKDIQQKYLKRYCLKGTGKYKDYFSITDELKDKMYFMKVNLNENLPGIIGECDLIFLRNILIYFDNEKKKQIVENVITRLKKGGYLFIGHSETLNKITTQVKPVKPTIYKKT, from the coding sequence ATGGCAGATATTCGTATAAAAGATAAAGAGTTTGTAAAAATCAGTTCTTTTATGAGAGAATTGATCGGGATAAATCTAAAGCCCGAAAAAAAAGTACTTGTTGAGAACAGATTGGCAAAAAGAATACGTTTCTATGAACTTAATTCGTATTCAGAATATTTTGATATTGTTATGAGTAATAAAGTTGAGTTACAAGAAATGATAAATCTTCTCACAACCAATGAAACCAATTTTTTTAGACAAATTAATCATTATGATTTTTTGGAAGAAGAGATTGTTCCTAAAATTGGGAATGAGATAAAGGTTTGGAGTGCAGCAGCTTCCAATGGTGCAGAGGGATACAGCATAGCTATGGTGTTAGATGAATGGTCCAAAGTTAGAAATTTTAATTATAAAATACTTTTGTCTGATGTAAATGAAAGCGAGCTGAATACTGCTATGGAAGGTGTCTATCCAATTAAGTATACTAAGGATATTCAACAAAAATACCTAAAAAGATATTGCCTGAAAGGAACAGGAAAGTACAAGGACTATTTTTCCATTACCGACGAGTTAAAAGATAAAATGTATTTTATGAAGGTTAATTTGAATGAAAATTTACCTGGCATAATAGGAGAATGTGATCTGATTTTCTTGAGAAATATTTTGATCTATTTTGACAACGAGAAAAAAAAGCAGATCGTTGAGAATGTTATAACAAGATTAAAAAAGGGTGGTTATCTGTTTATCGGACACAGTGAGACTTTGAACAAGATAACGACCCAGGTTAAACCTGTTAAACCTACAATTTACAAAAAAACATGA
- a CDS encoding chemotaxis protein CheV: MTIQYNTKVSSNTEDELIRLVSSNADASSQYVIFRNGSDDLYAINVAKVEELIVYKHLDIARNSNPNALTIGVTKFRDNMITLVNFDRWLGKNLKEDKEYELVMVCNYGSHMLGMVIKNVVKLMSIDPSDLTDNSDKDDKMSFITEIMIDNKKQLCLIFDSDKLLIEVFPDIEEKKINDMKKVQVEKFEKKLLVAEDSKIIQKTMKLLLDKMEMNYEMFSNGKDLLKYTHENDPDEVGLIITDIEMPVMDGITLIKKLKEDKKTSFLPVVVNTNMANSAVVTDVMKNGAVHIIKKLDLNDIKTAIQKFFRK, translated from the coding sequence ATGACCATACAATATAATACAAAAGTATCTTCAAACACTGAAGATGAACTAATTAGATTAGTTTCCAGCAACGCAGATGCTTCTAGTCAATATGTAATTTTTAGAAATGGAAGTGATGACCTCTATGCTATCAATGTTGCAAAAGTAGAGGAATTGATAGTTTACAAGCATCTGGATATTGCTAGGAATTCAAATCCAAACGCTCTTACGATAGGAGTTACAAAATTTAGGGATAATATGATTACTCTTGTTAATTTTGATAGGTGGCTGGGCAAGAATCTCAAAGAGGATAAAGAGTACGAATTGGTAATGGTTTGTAATTATGGTAGTCATATGCTGGGGATGGTTATCAAAAATGTTGTAAAACTAATGAGTATAGATCCATCTGATTTAACTGATAACTCTGATAAAGACGATAAAATGTCCTTTATAACTGAAATAATGATTGATAATAAAAAACAACTCTGTCTAATATTTGATTCTGATAAACTTCTCATTGAAGTATTTCCTGATATCGAGGAGAAAAAGATTAATGATATGAAGAAAGTTCAAGTTGAGAAGTTTGAGAAGAAGCTTCTTGTCGCAGAAGATAGTAAAATTATCCAAAAAACCATGAAGCTTTTGTTGGACAAGATGGAAATGAATTATGAAATGTTTTCAAATGGTAAAGATTTGTTAAAATATACACACGAAAATGATCCTGATGAAGTTGGATTGATTATTACTGATATTGAGATGCCCGTAATGGACGGAATTACACTTATTAAGAAGTTGAAAGAGGATAAAAAAACTTCATTTTTACCAGTGGTTGTCAATACAAATATGGCAAATTCCGCTGTCGTTACTGATGTAATGAAAAATGGGGCAGTTCATATTATAAAAAAATTGGATTTAAACGACATCAAAACAGCAATTCAAAAATTCTTTAGAAAGTAA